Proteins from a genomic interval of Halorubrum depositum:
- a CDS encoding PPC domain-containing DNA-binding protein, with amino-acid sequence MHHREVETTAEYVARFETGADWREEIEDLARAEDVEAGWFTALGAVQDADVWFYDQEDTEYQSVTFDEPLEVAACVGNVSLLDGDVFAHTHAVLSRPSGQALAGHLDSGTVWAGECHMRAFDEPLERSHDPTTDLDLWL; translated from the coding sequence ATGCACCACCGGGAAGTCGAGACGACGGCGGAGTACGTGGCTCGGTTCGAGACCGGCGCCGACTGGCGCGAGGAGATCGAGGACCTCGCCCGCGCGGAGGACGTCGAGGCGGGCTGGTTCACGGCGCTCGGCGCCGTGCAGGACGCGGACGTCTGGTTCTACGACCAGGAGGACACCGAGTACCAGTCGGTGACGTTCGACGAGCCGCTGGAGGTCGCCGCCTGCGTCGGGAACGTCTCGCTGCTCGACGGCGACGTGTTCGCGCACACCCACGCCGTGCTGTCGCGGCCGAGCGGACAGGCGCTCGCCGGCCACCTCGACTCGGGGACCGTCTGGGCGGGCGAGTGTCACATGCGCGCGTTCGACGAGCCGCTGGAGCGGTCGCACGACCCGACGACCGACCTCGACCTATGGCTGTGA